A single Catharus ustulatus isolate bCatUst1 chromosome 7, bCatUst1.pri.v2, whole genome shotgun sequence DNA region contains:
- the PRLH gene encoding prolactin-releasing peptide, which produces MKLGLTCLLWLLLLCLTLPATHGRVLQRSMEIRSKENMNPDIDPSWYTGRGIRPVGRFGRRQALPGSTQQRGCAAPHPDPPRLELNP; this is translated from the exons ATGAAGCTGGGGCTCACctgcctgctgtggctgctgctgctctgcctgacCCTGCCCGCAACCCACGGCCGCGTTCTCCAGCGCTCCATGGAAATCAGGAGTAAGGAGAACATGA ACCCGGACATCGACCCCTCGTGGTACACGGGCCGCGGGATCCGGCCCGTGGGGAGGTTTGGGAGGAGACAAGCCCTGCCTGGGAGCACCCAGCAGcggggctgtgcagccccacaCCCCGACCCTCCCCGGCTGGAGCTGAACCCCTAA
- the RAB17 gene encoding ras-related protein Rab-17: MAQTVTSGTSPEGPRPSYMYKVVLLGSMSVGKSSLAYRHVRNDFRELLPTVGCSFFTQTLDLEEATVKMEIWDTAGQEKYHSVCHLYYRDAHAALLVYDIANKETLSRAKMWLEELEKRFLPDEIVIALVGNKTDLADEREVTSEEAEEFAQTKGLLFMETSAKSNYQVTDVFMAVVHELLRREKEKASKPSPRGRSTVDLKGSGARPRCCWS; the protein is encoded by the exons aTGGCACAGACGGTGACATCAGGCACCTCCCCCGAGGGGCCTCGTCCCTCCTACATGTACaaggtggtgctgctgggcagcatGTCCGTGGGCAAGTCCAGCCTGGCCTACAGACACGTGAGGAACGActtcagggagctgctgccaaccGTGGGAT GCTCCTTCTTCACACAGACACTCGACCTGGAGGAGGCCACGGTCAAGATGGAGATCTGGGACACAGCAGGCCAGGAGAAGTACCACAGTGTCTGCCACCTCTACTACCGGGATGCCCACGCTGCCCTCCTCGTTTATGACATTGCTAACAAG GAAACACTGAGCAGAGCAAAGAtgtggctggaggagctggagaagagatTCCTTCCTGATGAAATTGTCATTGCTCTGGTGGGCAACAAGACAGACCTTGCTGATGAGAGAGAGGTCACCAGTGAG GAGGCAGAAGAGTTTGCACAAACAAAAGGCCTCCTGTTCATGGAGACATCTGCAAAATCCAACTATCAAGTAACTGATGTCTTCATGGCTGTGG TCCACGAGCTcctgaggagggaaaaagagaaggcatCCAAGCCATCCCCACGTGGGAGGTCGACCGTGGACCTGAAGGGCAGCGGGGCAAGgccgaggtgctgctggagctga